The following are encoded together in the Labeo rohita strain BAU-BD-2019 chromosome 17, IGBB_LRoh.1.0, whole genome shotgun sequence genome:
- the fgfbp3 gene encoding LOW QUALITY PROTEIN: fibroblast growth factor-binding protein 1 (The sequence of the model RefSeq protein was modified relative to this genomic sequence to represent the inferred CDS: deleted 2 bases in 2 codons): MPPKTIQPLFHRLFFLYPSISSLFLPRAFLSFHKPLSLPVLKEHSARCCDFVSILRVLCVPRTRDFFHSLTCIDTAMRGRDLLFVFSLLFLVLSFSEAKKKSKQPSDAVTGSDSTPVNPSLGSGQLSTKDGHRCTWETLERGANILLQVSCTAPSEEGLGPHYTCQFAGKPQECSIYSTQSSQYWKQVVSKLKKRKNACEGEKVLKTRLCKKAPSASHMKLTERSGEETTTHTSKKMPEENKQKTEAPATKEKEVQKKKEEEVKKEEDEGFGVMNDGFSDMVPAVSYCGEGWHSVCNFFVKFFDG, from the exons ATGCCCCCAAAAACCATCCAGCCCCTCTTTCACcgccttttttttctttatcccTCGATTTCATCCTTATTTCTCCCCCGTGCTTTCTTATCCTTCCACAAGCCCCTCTCACTCCCAGTCCTGAAGGAACACTCGGCTCG GTGCTGTGATTTCGTCTCCATTCTGAGGGTGCTGTGTGTACCCCGAACCAGGGATTTCTTCCATTCTTTGACTTGCATTGACACGGCCATGCGAGGGCGGGATCTACTCTTCGTCTTTTCCCTCCTTTTCCTTGTCCTGTCATTCTCTGAGGCA AAAAAGAAGTCCAAGCAGCCATCAGATGCAGTGACTGGCTCAGACAGTACACCAGTAAATCCCTCACTGGGGTCAGGTCAACTGAGCACAAAAGATGGGCACCGCTGCACCTGGGAGACGCTTGAGAGAGGAGCTAACATCCTGCTCCAGGTGAGCTGCACCGCCCCAAGTGAGGAGGGGCTCGGACCTCACTACACGTGCCAGTTTGCTGGAAAACCTCAGGAATGCTCCATCTACAGCACTCAGTCCTCCCAGTACTGGAAACAGGTGGTGAGCAAACTGAAGAAACGAAAGAACGCCTGCGAGGGGGAGAAAGTCCTAAAAACACGACTGTGTAAAAAAGCGCCCAGCGCATCCCACATGAAGCTCACGGAGAGAAGCGGAGAAGAGACGACCACGCACACGAGCAAGAAGATGCCAGAAGAGAACAAACAGAAAACGGAGGCACCCgcgacaaaagaa aaagaagtacAGAAGAAGAAGGAAGAGGAGGTGAAGAAAGAAGAGGATGAGGGGTTTGGAGTCATGAATGATGGATTCTCAGACATGGTGCCCGCTGTGAGCTACTGCGGAGAGGGATGGCATTCTGTCTGCAACTTCTTTGTCAAGTTTTTTGATGGTTAA